One genomic segment of Sminthopsis crassicaudata isolate SCR6 chromosome 4, ASM4859323v1, whole genome shotgun sequence includes these proteins:
- the LOC141566880 gene encoding olfactory receptor 14A2-like translates to MANFSMVTGFLLMGFSDIWELQVLYGMLFLLIYLVALMGNLLIFTLISLDEHLQSPMYFFLKNLSFLDLCFISTTLPKSITNSLSHSHSISFTGCVLQFFLVISFAASELFLLTMMSYDRYVAICQPLHYEVIMIRETCVKMATVSWLGGGLFGTLYSASTFILPFCRSKEIHQFFCDFPSLFKLSCSNIHIGVDVTLAFGVTLGFLCFISIAVSYGPIFSTVLKIPTTEGKSKAFSTCLPHLIVLIVFITTGITVYLKPPQKSDSVLDPLFSIFYTVVPPTLNPIIYSLRNKDIKISLRKLITWKHLL, encoded by the coding sequence ATGGCCAACTTCAGTATGGTGACAGGATTCCTGTTGATGGGCTTTTCTGACATCTGGGAGCTGCAGGTCTTATATGGCATGCTCTTCTTATTGATCTATTTGGTGGCTCTGATGGGGAATCTGCTCATTTTCACCCTCATCTCCCTTGATGAACATCTCCAATCCCCCATGTACTTCTTCCTGAAGAACCTGTCCTTTTTAGATCTTTGCTTTATTTCTACCACACTCCCTAAATCTATCACAAACTCTCTGAGCCATAGCCATTCCATTTCTTTCACAGGGTGTGTATTACAGTTCTTTTTAGTAATTTCCTTTGCAGCGTCAGAACTCTTTCTCCTCACAATGATGTCCTATGACCGGTATGTGGCCATCTGCCAGCCCCTGCACTATGAAGTCATCATGATTAGAGAGACTTGTGTGAAGATGGCAACTGTTTCCTGGCTCGGTGGAGGTTTGTTTGGAACTCTGTACTCAGCTAGTACATTCATTTTGCCTTTCTGTAGGTCCAAAGAGATCCACCAGTTCTTCTGTGACTTTCCTTCATTATTCAAACTCTCCTGCTCCAATATACATATTGGAGTAGATGTGACTTTAGCTTTTGGAGTTACTTTAGGATTTCTGTGCTTTATTTCCATAGCTGTTTCTTATGGTCCCATATTCTCAACCGTGCTGAAGATTCCAACTACAGAGGGCAAGTCAAAAGCCTTCTCCACTTGCCTACCCCACCTCATTGTTCTCATTGTTTTTATTACAACAGGTATCACAGTTTATCTAAAGCCACCTCAAAAATCTGACTCTGTTCTGGATCCATTGTTTTCCATATTCTACACAGTAGTGCCCCCAACCCTGAATCCTATAATCTATAGCCTAAGGAACAAGGACATCAAGATTTCTCTGAGGAAGCTAATAACCTGGAAACACCTCTTATAG